Within the Leptospira stimsonii genome, the region TACTTAAGAATTTTAGTCTTTCTAAGAGTGGGTTTTCAGGATCGTTCGCTTCTTCCAAAACACGTCGGTTGAAATCGACCCAGGAAAGTTCCCGGTCGAAAAATATGTACGGGTTGCCGAGATGGATCTCCGGTTGATTCCCGTTGGGAGAACCGTTTTCGCTCGTCTTTGAAGGAGCTTGTTCTTGTATTCTTGGCTTTGACACTTGGATATCCTGAAAATTCTGGGACCCCTCGGAGGAAAAGAGATCGAAACGAGGGATTCTATTCCTGTTTAAACCTCCTTTGCCGGGAGTCAATGATTCTAAGAGGGATTTTGATGAGAGCTTCAGATCCCTTCTTCTTTTTGGACAAGATTCTCCGAAACTTCATTGTCGGAGAAACGACGCTCTTTTGTAAAAAGTCGCGCGCCCCACCTGATTTTGGGTGGTGGGGTGGGGGGCGGAAAAACGTTCGGGAAATTTTCCCTATCAGAGAAACATTCTCTTTGCAAGAAAAAAATTCCCCCTTGTAGGAACTCCCACAGCAAGGCTTTTCTTTGAGTTCGAGTGGGGTTTGTAAAGTCCTGTCCCCTATTTTTTCGGCGTAGAGTTCCCGCACTTTGGCAAAACGAGTTTCCCTCGTGGCTTCTAAAAAGTGTGAGTTCCTACTTTTCCGGGTTTCACCGGATGAGTCCGCCTGCTTCTAAAAAGTGTGAGTTCCTACTTTTCCGGGTTTCACCGGATGAGTCCGCCTGCTTCTAAAAAGTGTGAGTTCCTACTTTTCCGGGTTTCACCGGATGAGTCCGCCTGCTTCTAAAAAGTGTGGAGTTCCCGCATCCAAAGAAACCGATCCTTTATGACCGAGACGATTTTATTCGTAGGAAAAGCTGAATTCTTCTTGGCAGGGACTCGTCTAAAACAATGAATACAGAGTAAGGAATAAAAACTTGGCAATTCCCAGTCGTTACGCAGTCGCAATTCATATTCTCACATTCCTGGAAAACGGGAACGGGGGAGACACGACTTCGGATACGATTGCCCAATCCGTAGGAACCAATCCTGCGATCGTCCGAACACTAACGGGAAAACTCAGAAAGGCCGGTCTTGTTTTGACCAGACAAGGAGTTCCCGGCGCAAGCCTTGCAAAACCGGCGACCGAGATTCTACTTTCCGACATTTATCGTGCTATTGAAGATTCGGATTGTCTCTTCAATGTTCACGATCATCCGAAACAAGATTGTTCCGTGGGAATGGGAATTCTTCCTGCCTTGGAATGTATTTTCGCGCAGGCACAAGCCGCGCTCGAAGCCAAACTTGGAGAATTCTCCCTTGCGGACGTAATGAAGCAGGTCCGTGGCGAGTGTCAGAAAAAAATGTCTCTTACAAACTGATTTTCAACGTTTTCTTCTTTCCTTTTTTTCAGTCCAACCTGTTAGAGTGTTTGTTACAAGGTGACATCTTATCTCAAATCATTCAAAATAGGGAAATTCAAAGGAGAAAGGAACATGGAATTACTGGAAAAACTCAACTGGCGTTACGCGACAAAAAGAATGACGGGAGAAAAGGTTCCAAGGGAAAAAGTGGAAAGAATCCTAGAAGCCATTCGTTTGACCGCCTCCGGGTTCGGCTTACAACCCTACAACGTCCTCGTCATTGAAGATGAAGAAATAAAACGCCAAATCCGTCCGATCGCAAACAACCAACCCCAAATCGAAGAAGCCTCTCATCTTCTCATCTTTGCCGCATGGGAACAAGTAACGGAAGAAAAAATCAACGAGTACATCCAACTCATCTCCAAAACCCGAAACAAAACCG harbors:
- a CDS encoding Rrf2 family transcriptional regulator, which encodes MAIPSRYAVAIHILTFLENGNGGDTTSDTIAQSVGTNPAIVRTLTGKLRKAGLVLTRQGVPGASLAKPATEILLSDIYRAIEDSDCLFNVHDHPKQDCSVGMGILPALECIFAQAQAALEAKLGEFSLADVMKQVRGECQKKMSLTN